The following coding sequences lie in one Arabidopsis thaliana chromosome 3, partial sequence genomic window:
- a CDS encoding uncharacterized protein (unknown protein; FUNCTIONS IN: molecular_function unknown; INVOLVED IN: biological_process unknown; LOCATED IN: cellular_component unknown; Has 30201 Blast hits to 17322 proteins in 780 species: Archae - 12; Bacteria - 1396; Metazoa - 17338; Fungi - 3422; Plants - 5037; Viruses - 0; Other Eukaryotes - 2996 (source: NCBI BLink).), which produces MEGGAEDLSAEIVGLLETAYERSDSMDKIRNQLERMSETLAESVPHSKYAEAIVKGMLLAVRRRVNLNERLSIQETIDLVFDAYGPILIPYATSNTTQIIQTLSRHCVNVEAIVDWEKRRKAAREEGTLSQQEMTLLWNMEHTQIGPTGGILEGYEIGKGSQDARDMGL; this is translated from the exons atggaaggTGGCGCTGAGGATCTGAGTGCTGAG aTTGTTGGTCTATTAGAAACTGCTTATGAGAGGAGTGACTCGATGGACAAAATCCGTAATCAGCTTGAAAGAATGTCGGAGACTTTGGCCGAATCTGTGCCTCACTCAAAATACGCGGAGGCCATTGTGAAGGGAATGCTTCTTGCTGTTCGAAGACGTGTAAACCTAAACG AGCGCCTTAGCATCCAAGAAACCAtcgatttggtttttgatgcATATGGTCCTATCCTTATTCCATATGCCACCAGCAACACTACACAA ATAATCCAGACCTTGTCACGCCATTGTGTAAATGTGGAAGCCATTGTTGATTGGGAAAAGCGTAGGAAAGCAGCAAGAGAGGAAGGAACTCTGTCTCAACAAGAGATGACTCTTCTGTGGAATATGGAACATACCCAAATTGGTCCCACCGGTGGCATCCTTGAAGGATATGAGATTGGAAAAGGAAGCCAGGATGCTCGAGACATGGGCCTCTAA
- a CDS encoding 2-oxoglutarate (2OG) and Fe(II)-dependent oxygenase superfamily protein (2-oxoglutarate (2OG) and Fe(II)-dependent oxygenase superfamily protein; CONTAINS InterPro DOMAIN/s: Oxoglutarate/iron-dependent oxygenase (InterPro:IPR005123); BEST Arabidopsis thaliana protein match is: 2-oxoglutarate (2OG) and Fe(II)-dependent oxygenase superfamily protein (TAIR:AT1G55290.1); Has 8779 Blast hits to 8731 proteins in 1013 species: Archae - 0; Bacteria - 1145; Metazoa - 121; Fungi - 1057; Plants - 4989; Viruses - 0; Other Eukaryotes - 1467 (source: NCBI BLink).), giving the protein MAPTLLTTQFSNPAEVTDFVVYKGNGVKGLSETGIKALPEQYIQPLEERLINKFVNETDEAIPVIDMSNPDEDRVAEAVCDAAEKWGFFQVINHGVPLEVLDDVKAATHKFFNLPVEEKRKFTKENSLSTTVRFGTSFSPLAEQALEWKDYLSLFFVSEAEAEQFWPDICRNETLEYINKSKKMVRRLLEYLGKNLNVKELDETKESLFMGSIRVNLNYYPICPNPDLTVGVGRHSDVSSLTILLQDQIGGLHVRSLASGNWVHVPPVAGSFVINIGDAMQIMSNGLYKSVEHRVLANGYNNRISVPIFVNPKPESVIGPLPEVIANGEEPIYRDVLYSDYVKYFFRKAHDGKKTVDYAKI; this is encoded by the exons ATGGCTCCAACACTCTTGACAACCCAATTCTCAAATCCAGCTGAAGTAACCGACTTTGTAGTCTACAAAGGAAATGGTGTTAAGGGTTTATCAGAAACAGGAATCAAAGCTCTTCCAGAACAATACATTCAGCCACTTGAAGAACGACTCATCAACAAATTCGTCAACGAAACAGATGAAGCCATTCCAGTTATCGATATGTCGAACCCTGATGAGGACAGAGTCGCTGAAGCTGTTTGTGATGCTGCTGAGAAATGGGGGTTCTTTCAAGTGATCAATCATGGAGTTCCTTTGGAAGTTCTTGATGACGTCAAGGCTGCGACTCACAAGTTCTTCAATCTCCCTGTTGAAGAGAAGCGCAAGTTCACTAAAGAGAATTCGCTGTCGACGACTGTTAGGTTTGGGACGAGTTTTAGTCCTCTTGCAGAGCAAGCGCTTGAGTGGAAAGATTATCTCAGCCTCTTCTTTGTCTCTGAAGCTGAAGCTGAACAGTTCTGGCCTGATATCTGCAG GAATGAAACGTTAGAGTACATTAACAAGTCAAAGAAGATGGTGAGGAGGCTTCTAGAGTATTTGGGAAAGAATCTCAATGTTAAAGAGCTTGACGAGACGAAAGAATCACTCTTTATGGGCTCGATTCGAGTCAACCTTAACTACTACCCCATCTGCCCTAATCCGGACCTAACAGTTGGTGTTGGTCGCCACTCAGACGTCTCTTCTCTCACCATTCTCTTACAAGACCAGATCGGTGGTCTACACGTGCGTTCTCTGGCTTCAGGGAACTGGGTTCACGTGCCTCCGGTTGCTGGATCTTTTGTGATCAACATCGGAGATGCGATGCAGATCATGAGCAATGGTCTGTACAAGAGCGTGGAGCATCGTGTCTTAGCCAATGGTTACAATAATAGAATCTCTGTTCCTATCTTTGTGAACCCAAAACCAGAGTCAGTTATTGGTCCTCTACCTGAGGTGATTGCAAACGGAGAGGAACCGATTTACAGAGACGTCCTGTACTCTGATTACGTCAAGTATTTCTTCAGGAAGGCACACGATGGAAAGAAAACCGTCGATTACGCCAAGATCTGA
- the PUT4 gene encoding Amino acid permease family protein (Amino acid permease family protein; FUNCTIONS IN: cationic amino acid transmembrane transporter activity; INVOLVED IN: transport, amino acid transport, transmembrane transport; LOCATED IN: membrane; EXPRESSED IN: 23 plant structures; EXPRESSED DURING: 12 growth stages; CONTAINS InterPro DOMAIN/s: Amino acid/polyamine transporter I (InterPro:IPR002293), Amino acid permease domain (InterPro:IPR004841); BEST Arabidopsis thaliana protein match is: Amino acid permease family protein (TAIR:AT5G05630.1); Has 17886 Blast hits to 17873 proteins in 2097 species: Archae - 366; Bacteria - 15000; Metazoa - 906; Fungi - 363; Plants - 550; Viruses - 0; Other Eukaryotes - 701 (source: NCBI BLink).), producing MAISEASKSSHELPVTTAESSGKKATAKKLTLIPLVFLIYFEVAGGPFGEEPAVQAAGPLLAILGFLIFPFIWSIPEALITAELSTAFPGNGGFVIWAHRAFGSFVGSMMGSLKFLSGVINVASFPVLCVTYLDKLFPVLESGWPRNVCIFASTVVLSFLNYTGLAIVGYAAVVLGLVSLSPFLVMSAMAIPKIKPHRWGSLGTKKKDWNLYFNTLFWNLNFWDNVSTLAGEVDEPQKTFPLALLIAVIFTCVAYLIPLFAVTGAVSVDQSRWENGFHAEAAEMIAGKWLKIWIEIGAVLSSIGLFEAQLSSSAYQLEGMAELGFLPKFFGVRSKWFNTPWVGILISALMSLGLSYMNFTDIISSANFLYTLGMFLEFASFIWLRRKLPQLKRPYRVPLKIPGLVVMCLIPSAFLVLILVFATKIVYLICGVMTIGAIGWYFLINYFRKTKIFEFNEVIDDLDNNVNGEHPKVDDHNS from the exons atggcAATCTCAGAGGCATCGAAATCGAGCCACGAGCTCCCAGTAACAACAGCCGAATCCAGCGGGAAGAAAGCAACCGCAAAGAAACTGACTTTAATCCCTTTGGTTTTCCTTATTTACTTTGAGGTCGCTGGTGGTCCATTTGGTGAAGAACCGGCGGTTCAAGCGGCTGGACCGCTTTTAGCGATTCTCGGTTTCCTTATCTTCCCTTTCATTTGGAGTATCCCTGAAGCCCTAATCACTGCAGAGCTCTCCACTGCGTTTCCAG GCAACGGAGGGTTTGTGATATGGGCGCATCGAGCATTTGGCTCTTTCGTGGGCTCAATGATGGGTTCGTTGAAGTTCCTTAGTGGGGTGATTAACGTTGCTTCGTTTCCTGTTCTCTGTGTCACTTACTTGGATAAGCTCTTCCCTGTTCTTGAATCCGGATGGCCTCGAAATGTCTGCATATTCGCCTCGACGGTGGTCTTGTCTTTCTTAAACTATACTGGCTTAGCCATTGTAGGTTACGCAGCTGTTGTGCTCGGTCTGGTGTCTCTCTCGCCTTTCCTTGTCATGTCGGCTATGGCTATCCCTAAGATCAAACCTCACCGTTGGGGTAGTTTAGGAACCAAGAAAAAGGATTGGAATCTCTACTTCAACACACTCTTCTGGAACTTGAATTTCTGGGACAATGTCAGTACTCTTGCAGGGGAAGTGGACGAGCCTCAAAAGACGTTCCCTTTGGCGCTTCTTATCGCTGTGATCTTCACTTGTGTAGCTTACTTGATTCCTCTTTTCGCTGTCACGGGTGCGGTCTCGGTAGATCAGAGCAGATGGGAAAACGGGTTTCACGCAGAAGCAGCTGAGATGATTGCAGGGAAATGGTTGAAAATATGGATTGAGATTGGTGCTGTCTTATCGAGCATTGGACTTTTCGAAGCTCAGTTAAGCAGTAGTGCTTATCAGCTGGAGGGGATGGCGGAATTAGGGTTCTTGCCTAAATTCTTTGGGGTACGGTCGAAATGGTTCAACACTCCTTGGGTCGGGATTCTAATCTCAGCTCTCATGTCGCTCGGGTTATCGTACATGAACTTCACAGACATCATATCCTCGGCGAATTTCTTGTACACTCTAGGGATGTTTCTAGAGTTTGCATCTTTCATTTggttaagaagaaaactacCTCAGCTAAAGAGACCTTACCGAGTTCCGCTGAAAATACCGGGGCTGGTGGTTATGTGCTTGATACCTTCGGCGTTTCTAGTGCTGATTTTAGTGTTTGCTACTAAGATTGTGTACCTTATTTGCGGTGTAATGACCATAGGAGCAATCGGTTGGTACTTCTTGATCAACTACTTCAGAAAGACGAAGATCTTCGAATTCAACGAAGTTATCGATGATCTTGACAACAATGTCAACGGAGAACATCCCAAAGTCGATGATCACAATTCATGA
- a CDS encoding Disease resistance-responsive (dirigent-like protein) family protein (Disease resistance-responsive (dirigent-like protein) family protein; CONTAINS InterPro DOMAIN/s: Plant disease resistance response protein (InterPro:IPR004265); BEST Arabidopsis thaliana protein match is: Disease resistance-responsive (dirigent-like protein) family protein (TAIR:AT1G55210.2); Has 807 Blast hits to 806 proteins in 40 species: Archae - 0; Bacteria - 0; Metazoa - 0; Fungi - 0; Plants - 807; Viruses - 0; Other Eukaryotes - 0 (source: NCBI BLink).) has product MIQKAVSNSSTSFGSITMTDNALTSDVPVNSTVVGQSQGFYAGAAQRELGFLMAMNFAFKTGKYNGSTITILGRNTVFSKVREMTVVGGSGIFRLARGYVEARTKWFDPKTGDATVEYNCYVLHY; this is encoded by the coding sequence ATGATTCAGAAGGCGGTTTCAAACTCCTCAACCTCCTTCGGATCAATCACAATGACGGACAACGCACTAACATCTGATGTGCCCGTTAACTCGACTGTGGTAGGCCAGTCCCAAGGTTTTTACGCTGGAGCGGCCCAACGTGAGCTAGGCTTCTTGATGGCGATGAATTTCGCTTTCAAAACAGGGAAGTACAATGGGAGTACGATCACAATTCTTGGCCGGAACACGGTGTTCTCGAAGGTTAGGGAAATGACGGTGGTCGGAGGAAGTGGAATCTTCCGGTTAGCTAGAGGTTATGTCGAGGCTAGGACTAAGTGGTTCGATCCTAAGACAGGAGACGCCACTGTTGAATACAATTGTTATGTCTTGCATTACTGA
- the ABCE1 gene encoding RNAse l inhibitor protein 1 (RNAse l inhibitor protein 1 (RLI1); CONTAINS InterPro DOMAIN/s: ABC transporter-like (InterPro:IPR003439), 4Fe-4S binding domain (InterPro:IPR001450), ATPase, AAA+ type, core (InterPro:IPR003593), 4Fe-4S ferredoxin, iron-sulpur binding domain (InterPro:IPR017896), 4Fe-4S ferredoxin, iron-sulphur binding, conserved site (InterPro:IPR017900), RNase L inhibitor RLI, possible metal-binding domain (InterPro:IPR007209), ABC transporter, ABCE (InterPro:IPR013283), ABC transporter, conserved site (InterPro:IPR017871); BEST Arabidopsis thaliana protein match is: RNAse l inhibitor protein 2 (TAIR:AT4G19210.1); Has 520439 Blast hits to 315557 proteins in 3815 species: Archae - 10736; Bacteria - 429136; Metazoa - 8543; Fungi - 4048; Plants - 4551; Viruses - 17; Other Eukaryotes - 63408 (source: NCBI BLink).) has translation MSDRLTRIAIVSEDRCKPKKCRQECKKSCPVVKTGKLCIEVGSTSKSAFISEELCIGCGICVKKCPFEAIQIINLPKDLAKDTTHRYGANGFKLHRLPIPRPGQVLGLVGTNGIGKSTALKILAGKLKPNLGRFNTPPDWEEILTHFRGSELQSYFIRVVEENLKTAIKPQHVDYIKEVVRGNLGKMLEKLDERGLMEEICADMELNQVLEREARQVSGGELQRFAIAAVFVKKADIYMFDEPSSYLDVRQRLKAAQVIRSLLRHDSYVIVVEHDLSVLDYLSDFVCCLYGKPGAYGVVTLPFSVREGINVFLAGFIPTENLRFRDESLTFRVSETTQENDGEVKSYARYKYPNMTKQLGDFKLEVMEGEFTDSQIIVMLGENGTGKTTFIRMLAGAFPREEGVQSEIPEFNVSYKPQGNDSKRECTVRQLLHDKIRDACAHPQFMSDVIRPLQIEQLMDQVVKTLSGGEKQRVAITLCLGKPADIYLIDEPSAHLDSEQRITASKVIKRFILHAKKTAFIVEHDFIMATYLADRVIVYEGQPAVKCIAHSPQSLLSGMNHFLSHLNITFRRDPTNFRPRINKLESIKDKEQKTAGSYYYLDD, from the exons ATGTCAGATCGATTGACGCGGATTGCTATCGTGAGTGAAGACCGGTGCAAGCCTAAGAAATGTCGCCAGGAGTGCAAGAAGAGTTGTCCTGTTGTCAAGACTG gGAAACTTTGTATCGAGGTTGGTTCTACTTCCAAGAGTGCTTTCATATCAGAGGAGCTGTGTATCGGATGTGGTATATGTGTTAAG AAATGCCCGTTTGAAGCTATTCAGATTATCAATCTTCCTAAGGACTTAGCCAAAGATACAACCCATCGATATGGGGCTAATGGTTTTAAGTTGCACAG GCTTCCAATTCCACGGCCGGGGCAAGTCCTTGGGTTGGTTGGAACAAATGGTATTGGAAAATCTACTGCTCTCAAAATCTTGGCTGGAAAACTCAAACCAAATCTTGGCAGATTTAAT ACTCCTCCTGACTGGGAAGAAATTTTGACTCACTTCCGCGGGTCAGAACTTCAAAGCTATTTCATCCGAGTAGTAGAGGAAAATCTAAAG ACTGCTATAAAGCCACAACATGTTGACTACATAAAAGAAGTTGTTCGTGGTAATCTTGGGAAGATGCTTGAGAAGCTGGACGAGAGAGGACTGATGGAAGAGATTTGTGCTGATATGGAGTTGAACCAGGTCCTGGAGCGTGAAGCAAGACAAGTATCTGGTGGAGAGCTGCAGAGGTTTGCCATTGCCGCAGTTTTCGTGAAGAAGGCTGATATATACATGTTTGATGAACCATCTAGTTACCTCGATGTGAGGCAGAGACTCAAGGCTGCTCAAGTTATACGATCACTCCTCAGGCATGACAG ctACGTAATTGTTGTGGAGCACGACCTCAGCGTCCTTGACTATCTCTCGGATTTCGTTTGCTGTTTGTATGGGAAACCAGGAGCATATGGTGTCGTGACTCTCCCCTTTTCTGTCAGAGAAGGAATCAACGTGTTCTTGGCTGGATTTATCCCCACAGAAAACTTGCGTTTTAGGGATGAATCCCTGACCTTCAGG GTTTCTGAGACTACACAAGAGAATGATGGGGAAGTGAAGTCCTATGCAAGATACAAATACCCAAATATGACTAAGCAACTTGGAGATTTCAAGCTGGAAGTGATGGAAGGGGAGTTCACAGACTCTCAGATTATCGTAATGCTTGGAGAGAATGGTACAGGGAAAACGACCTTCATCCGGATGCTG GCAGGCGCATTCCCACGTGAAGAGGGTGTACAATCGGAGATTCCAGAGTTTAATGTGTCGTACAAACCGCAAGGGAATGATTCGAAGCGCGAGTGTACAGTGAGACAGTTGCTACATGACAAGATTCGTGATGCATGCGCACATCCTCAGTTTATGTCAGATGTAATAAGACCGCTTCAGATTGAGCAGTTGATGGACCAAGTGGTAAAAACTCTGTCTGGTGGAGAGAAGCAGAGGGTTGCCATTACTCTATGCCTTGGGAAGCCTGCTGATATCTATCTGATTGACGAGCCAAGTGCGCATTTGGACTCAGAGCAGCGGATCACAGCTTCAAAGGTCATAAAACGGTTCATCCTGCACGCAAAGAAAACCGCGTTTATTGTGGAGCATGACTTCATAATGGCAACCTATCTTGCGGACCGAGTCATTGTGTACGAAGGACAGCCAGCTGTCAAGTGTATTGCTCATTCTCCACAGTCGCTGCTCAGTGGAATGAACCACTTCCTATCG CACTTGAACATCACATTCAGACGGGATCCGACTAACTTCAGGCCAAGGATAAACAAACTAGAGTCCATCAAGGACAAGGAGCAAAAGACTGCAGGATCATACTACTACTTAGACGATTGA
- a CDS encoding Disease resistance-responsive (dirigent-like protein) family protein (Disease resistance-responsive (dirigent-like protein) family protein; FUNCTIONS IN: molecular_function unknown; INVOLVED IN: lignan biosynthetic process, defense response; LOCATED IN: endomembrane system; EXPRESSED IN: 11 plant structures; EXPRESSED DURING: 6 growth stages; CONTAINS InterPro DOMAIN/s: Plant disease resistance response protein (InterPro:IPR004265); BEST Arabidopsis thaliana protein match is: Disease resistance-responsive (dirigent-like protein) family protein (TAIR:AT5G49040.1); Has 871 Blast hits to 870 proteins in 45 species: Archae - 0; Bacteria - 0; Metazoa - 0; Fungi - 0; Plants - 871; Viruses - 0; Other Eukaryotes - 0 (source: NCBI BLink).) — protein MTNLILIFAAQILLFYAVASVGDELGRTMNGKHLGPYKKEKLTHLRVYWHNSVNGRNPSSVMIQQPVLNSSLSGSITMMDDPLTFDVPRNATVVGQAQGMYVAAAQGEIGFLMVMNFAFTTGKYNGSTITILGRNVVMSKVREMPVVGGSGIFRFARGYVEARTKSFDLKAGC, from the exons ATGACTAACCTCATCCTTATCTTCGCCGCACAAATCCTCCTTTTCTATGCCGTTGCTTCCGTCGGAGATGAATTGGGAAGAACCATGAACGGGAAACACCTTGGCCCTTACAAAAAGGAGAAACTCACTCATCTCCGAGTCTATTGGCACAACTCTGTAAACGGTAGAAACCCTAGCTCCGTGATGATCCAACAGCCGGTCTTGAACTCTTCCTTATCCGGATCGATCACCATGATGGACGATCCACTAACATTCGATGTGCCAAGGAATGCGACTGTGGTGGGCCAAGCCCAAGGGATGTACGTAGCAGCGGCCCAAGGAGAGATAGGCTTCTTGATGGTGATGAACTTTGCTTTCACTACGGGGAAGTACAATGGGAGTACGATAACGATTCTTGGGCGGAACGTGGTGATGTCGAAGGTTAGGGAAATGCCGGTGGTCGGAGGTAGTGGAATCTTTCGATTTGCTAGAGGTTATGTCGAGGCTCGCACCAAGTCGTTTGATCTCAAGGCCGGT TGTTGA
- a CDS encoding uncharacterized protein (unknown protein; Has 21 Blast hits to 21 proteins in 6 species: Archae - 0; Bacteria - 0; Metazoa - 0; Fungi - 2; Plants - 19; Viruses - 0; Other Eukaryotes - 0 (source: NCBI BLink).), with translation MEGGAEDLSAEIVGLLETAYERSDSMDKIRNQLERMSETLAESVPHSKYAEAIVKGMLLAVRRRVNLNERLSIQETIDLVFDAYGPILIPYATSNTTQIQIIESVEKICLEPQSPFSPVFGIIIQTLSRHCVNVEAIVDWEKRRKAAREEGTLSQQEMTLLWNMEHTQIGPTGGILEGYEIGKGSQDARDMGL, from the exons atggaaggTGGCGCTGAGGATCTGAGTGCTGAG aTTGTTGGTCTATTAGAAACTGCTTATGAGAGGAGTGACTCGATGGACAAAATCCGTAATCAGCTTGAAAGAATGTCGGAGACTTTGGCCGAATCTGTGCCTCACTCAAAATACGCGGAGGCCATTGTGAAGGGAATGCTTCTTGCTGTTCGAAGACGTGTAAACCTAAACG AGCGCCTTAGCATCCAAGAAACCAtcgatttggtttttgatgcATATGGTCCTATCCTTATTCCATATGCCACCAGCAACACTACACAA ATCCAAATCATAGAGTCTGTGGAGAAGATATGTCTTGAACCTCAGTCACCTTTTTCCCCCGTTTTTGGTATT ATAATCCAGACCTTGTCACGCCATTGTGTAAATGTGGAAGCCATTGTTGATTGGGAAAAGCGTAGGAAAGCAGCAAGAGAGGAAGGAACTCTGTCTCAACAAGAGATGACTCTTCTGTGGAATATGGAACATACCCAAATTGGTCCCACCGGTGGCATCCTTGAAGGATATGAGATTGGAAAAGGAAGCCAGGATGCTCGAGACATGGGCCTCTAA
- a CDS encoding Disease resistance-responsive (dirigent-like protein) family protein (Disease resistance-responsive (dirigent-like protein) family protein; FUNCTIONS IN: molecular_function unknown; INVOLVED IN: lignan biosynthetic process, defense response; LOCATED IN: endomembrane system; EXPRESSED IN: 20 plant structures; EXPRESSED DURING: 11 growth stages; CONTAINS InterPro DOMAIN/s: Plant disease resistance response protein (InterPro:IPR004265); BEST Arabidopsis thaliana protein match is: Disease resistance-responsive (dirigent-like protein) family protein (TAIR:AT1G55210.2); Has 851 Blast hits to 850 proteins in 44 species: Archae - 0; Bacteria - 0; Metazoa - 0; Fungi - 0; Plants - 851; Viruses - 0; Other Eukaryotes - 0 (source: NCBI BLink).) gives MAKLILIIVTQILLIAAVVSARKGENFAKTIDKKHFGLRKEKLTHFRVYWHDILSGSNPSSVVINPPISNSSFFGSVTVIDNRLTTEVAVNSTLVGQAQGIYAATGQRDASALMVMNFAFKTGKYNGSSIAILGRNAVLTKVREMPVIGGSGLFRFARGYVEARTMWFDQKSGDATVEYSCYVLHY, from the coding sequence ATGGCAAAACTCATCCTCATCATCGTCACCCAAATCCTCCTCATCGCAGCCGTTGTTTCCGCCCGTAAAGGCGAAAACTTTGCAAAAACCATTgacaaaaaacattttggcCTCCGTAAGGAGAAACTCACTCATTTCCGTGTCTACTGGCACGACATTTTAAGCGGCTCAAACCCTAGTTCGGTCGTGATCAACCCTCCTATCTCCAACTCTTCCTTCTTCGGATCGGTCACTGTGATCGATAACCGATTAACTACGGAGGTCGCGGTGAATTCGACTTTAGTGGGACAAGCGCAAGGGATCTACGCTGCTACTGGTCAACGTGATGCATCTGCGCTTATGGTGATGAACTTTGCGTTCAAGACAGGGAAGTATAACGGAAGTTCGATCGCGATTCTTGGCCGGAACGCTGTGTTGACCAAGGTTAGGGAGATGCCGGTGATTGGAGGAAGTGGACTCTTCCGGTTTGCTAGAGGTTATGTCGAGGCTCGGACCATGTGGTTTGATCAAAAGTCAGGAGATGCTACTGTTGAGTACAGCTGTTATGTCTTGCATTATTGA